In the genome of Conger conger chromosome 8, fConCon1.1, whole genome shotgun sequence, one region contains:
- the ascl1a gene encoding achaete-scute homolog 1a, which yields MDITAKMEITVSQQQFVPPACFFAAAAQNIQLSPIESQCSGKSASKQVKRQRSSSPELLRCKRRLNFAGFGYSLPQQQPHAVARRNERERNRVKLVNNGFATLREHVPNGAANKKMSKVETLRSAVEYIRALQQLLDEHDAVSAAFQSGVLSPTIPQNCSNDMNSMAGSPVSSYSSDEGSYDPLSPEEQELLDFTNWF from the coding sequence ATGGACATCACTGCCAAGATGGAAATAACCGTTAGCCAGCAACAGTTCGTGCCGCCTGCCTGCTTCTTTGCTGCTGCAGCTCAGAACATACAACTCAGCCCGATCGAAAGCCAGTGCAGCGGAAAGTCCGCTTCTAAGCAGGTGAAGCGACAGCGGTCCTCCTCTCCCGAGCTGCTGAGATGCAAGCGGAGGCTCAACTTTGCGGGGTTCGGGTATAGTCTGCCACAGCAGCAACCACACGCGGTGGCCAGGCGGAACGAGAGGGAGCGGAACCGGGTGAAGCTGGTCAACAACGGGTTTGCCACTCTTCGGGAGCACGTTCCAAACGGTGCAGCCAACAAAAAGATGAGCAAAGTGGAGACTTTGCGCTCGGCGGTGGAGTACATCAGGGCGCTGCAACAGCTCCTAGATGAGCACGACGCCGTGAGTGCAGCCTTTCAGTCCGGGGTCCTGTCTCCCACGATTCCGCAGAATTGTTCCAACGACATGAACTCAATGGCTGGCTCCCCTGTATCCTCGTACTCCTCGGATGAAGGGTCGTATGACCCACTGAGTCCAGAGGAGCAGGAGCTACTGGACTTCACCAACTGGTTTTGA